In one window of Propionispora hippei DSM 15287 DNA:
- the hisH gene encoding imidazole glycerol phosphate synthase subunit HisH has translation MIAIIDYGMGNLFSVEKAFVKLGAHVTVSGDPRVIAAADKVVLPGVGAFGDCMHNLQQHGMVEVIRSVAASGIPLLGICLGLQVLFQGSEENPGVAGLGIFPGMVRKIQAPGMKIPQMGWNSLAYRTPSFLFSGLDEVSYTYFVHSFHAVPADPTLITAVTEYGGPVTAAVGRGNVQAVQFHPEKSSRTGLSILQNFVAHNG, from the coding sequence AATCATAGATTACGGAATGGGAAATCTCTTTAGTGTGGAAAAAGCATTCGTTAAGTTGGGCGCCCATGTCACCGTGTCTGGTGATCCCCGGGTTATCGCAGCGGCAGATAAGGTTGTTCTGCCTGGTGTAGGGGCTTTTGGCGACTGTATGCATAATTTGCAGCAGCATGGCATGGTTGAGGTGATTCGTTCCGTGGCTGCCAGCGGCATACCGCTGCTGGGAATCTGCCTGGGCCTTCAGGTATTGTTTCAGGGCAGTGAAGAAAATCCCGGCGTAGCCGGTCTGGGGATTTTTCCGGGTATGGTCCGTAAAATACAGGCTCCGGGCATGAAAATTCCGCAAATGGGCTGGAATAGTCTGGCGTACCGTACGCCGAGCTTTTTATTTTCTGGTCTTGACGAGGTTTCCTATACTTATTTTGTTCATAGTTTCCATGCCGTGCCGGCAGACCCGACGCTGATTACCGCGGTGACTGAATACGGCGGTCCGGTGACTGCTGCCGTGGGGCGTGGCAATGTGCAGGCCGTTCAGTTTCATCCGGAAAAATCCAGTCGTACCGGACTTAGCATATTGCAGAATTTTGTTGCCCACAATGGTTGA
- the hisA gene encoding 1-(5-phosphoribosyl)-5-[(5-phosphoribosylamino)methylideneamino]imidazole-4-carboxamide isomerase: MLIFPAIDIRGGKCVRLTEGRFDRETVFADQPVDMALRWVREGAEYLHVVDLDGALEGKAVNLDLVAAIVKAVDIPVQLGGGIRTLDYMETLFDKGVARVILGSIAVRQPDLVKEACRLYSDRVVVGIDARDGQVAVEGWGVTGGIQAEELAKRMAAVGVARIIYTDISRDGTLSGVNVPSTCSLAKAAGIPVIASGGVSGLADIAAVKEAEAAGVEGVIVGKAIYTGKLSLAEALKVARGE; this comes from the coding sequence ATGCTTATTTTTCCGGCGATTGATATTCGTGGCGGGAAATGTGTACGTTTAACGGAGGGGCGGTTTGACCGGGAGACTGTGTTTGCCGATCAACCGGTTGATATGGCGCTGCGTTGGGTACGCGAAGGAGCGGAATATTTGCACGTAGTCGATTTAGACGGCGCTTTAGAGGGAAAAGCCGTAAATCTGGATCTTGTTGCGGCGATTGTCAAGGCGGTGGATATTCCGGTGCAGTTAGGCGGCGGCATTCGCACGCTTGATTATATGGAGACTCTTTTTGATAAAGGTGTGGCCAGGGTAATTTTGGGTTCCATTGCCGTCCGGCAGCCGGACCTGGTAAAAGAAGCCTGCCGGTTATATAGCGACCGTGTTGTTGTTGGTATTGACGCGCGGGACGGACAGGTAGCTGTAGAAGGCTGGGGTGTTACCGGCGGCATCCAGGCGGAGGAACTGGCGAAGCGAATGGCCGCCGTTGGCGTGGCGCGGATTATTTATACCGATATATCCCGCGACGGCACACTGTCCGGGGTGAATGTGCCGTCGACCTGCTCGCTGGCTAAGGCGGCGGGGATTCCGGTCATTGCTTCCGGCGGCGTAAGCGGCCTGGCGGATATTGCTGCCGTAAAAGAAGCCGAAGCGGCAGGCGTGGAAGGCGTCATTGTCGGCAAGGCTATTTACACAGGCAAGCTGAGCTTGGCGGAAGCGTTAAAAGTCGCGCGGGGAGAGTGA
- the hisF gene encoding imidazole glycerol phosphate synthase subunit HisF: MYTKRIIPCLDVKDGRVVKGTNFVQLRDAGDPVELAGIYDKEIADELVFLDITASHEERNTMVQVVENTASQVFIPFTVGGGIRTVEDIRRMLKAGADKVSLNTAAIKNPGLIEEGAKRFGSQCIVLAVDARQTGPDAWEVFINGGRTPTGIDALEWVKQAVALGAGEILLTSMDKDGTKDGYDIALTRAVSLAVDVPVIASGGAGELEHFYEVLTAGRADAVLAASVFHYGQFTVRQVKEYLKSRGVEVRL; encoded by the coding sequence ATGTATACAAAGAGAATCATTCCCTGTCTGGATGTGAAGGACGGCCGGGTGGTTAAAGGAACCAATTTTGTGCAATTGCGCGATGCCGGCGACCCGGTGGAACTGGCCGGCATTTATGATAAGGAAATAGCCGATGAATTGGTATTTCTGGACATTACTGCTTCCCACGAGGAACGTAACACCATGGTGCAGGTCGTTGAGAATACGGCGTCGCAGGTATTCATCCCCTTTACTGTGGGTGGCGGCATCAGAACGGTAGAAGACATTCGACGAATGCTGAAGGCCGGCGCCGACAAAGTATCACTCAACACGGCGGCCATTAAAAATCCCGGCTTGATTGAGGAAGGAGCAAAACGTTTCGGCAGCCAGTGCATCGTGCTGGCGGTGGATGCCAGACAGACCGGACCGGATGCCTGGGAAGTATTTATCAACGGCGGGCGTACGCCGACCGGGATTGATGCTTTGGAATGGGTTAAACAGGCAGTCGCACTGGGAGCCGGAGAAATTCTGTTGACCAGCATGGATAAAGACGGAACCAAGGATGGCTATGATATTGCCTTGACCAGAGCGGTGTCGCTGGCCGTTGATGTGCCCGTCATCGCTTCCGGCGGCGCCGGCGAGCTGGAGCATTTTTATGAAGTGCTTACCGCCGGGCGGGCCGATGCCGTGCTGGCTGCTTCCGTTTTTCACTATGGACAGTTTACTGTGCGTCAGGTGAAGGAATATTTGAAATCCAGGGGTGTGGAGGTACGATTATGA